The following proteins come from a genomic window of Candidatus Paceibacterota bacterium:
- a CDS encoding NUDIX hydrolase: protein MEIKSTFTNQANQVLDVIYREANPTNRLEGRIVQGVHAFCFCEGKFVLVYNGEKGSWTPPGGGIEPGETFEEAVTREVKEETNMRVLQQKFIGYQDVFEPTKIVRQTRSVCLVEPFGDFISDPDGDITEIKLIDPSDYKKYFDWGAVGSHLMSKAIKIANSLKKE, encoded by the coding sequence ATGGAAATCAAATCGACTTTCACAAATCAGGCCAATCAGGTTCTAGATGTGATTTATCGCGAGGCCAACCCGACCAATAGGCTCGAAGGTAGAATTGTGCAAGGCGTCCACGCCTTCTGTTTCTGCGAAGGCAAATTTGTCCTGGTCTACAATGGAGAAAAGGGAAGTTGGACGCCACCAGGTGGTGGCATCGAGCCAGGCGAAACCTTTGAAGAAGCCGTCACTCGCGAGGTCAAGGAGGAAACGAATATGCGCGTTTTACAGCAGAAATTTATCGGTTATCAAGATGTCTTCGAGCCAACAAAAATTGTCAGACAGACCCGTTCGGTTTGTCTCGTTGAGCCTTTTGGCGACTTCATCTCCGACCCGGACGGAGACATCACTGAAATCAAGCTTATCGACCCTTCCGACTATAAAAAATACTTCGACTGGGGAGCGGTTGGCAGTCACCTCATGTCCAAGGCTATAAAGATCGCAAACAGTCTCAAGAAGGAATAA
- a CDS encoding penicillin-binding transpeptidase domain-containing protein, with product MWFAKIKRIFVRRGMRRGGEIDPDEILLDGANLPAFDVYQFEGRLEKAISKISVISAGIFLLLVGALFGARIWHLQIAEGALYEAKSEANRLRHTLVFAERGIISDRNKNLLAWNIPSAKETQFSLRRYAPIDGVGNLLGYVKYPSKDSAGFYYREDFIGLDGLEKTYNDKLGGQNGLKITETDALNKIQSESVLRPPKDGESLTLSIDSGLQSAMFKFIKELANSSKFTGGAGVIMDVKTGELVVLTTYPEYQSQVLTDGDDSAKIATLVNDKRTPFLFRTIAGLYTPGSIVKPFVALGALQENVIDPSTKILSTGSISIPNQYDPTKKSTFRDWRAHGWVDMRQALAVSSDVYFYEIGGGFESQPGLGISRIDKYVSLFGLGSDVPGEMFNGTAGTIPNPEWKADNFEDKTWRVGDTYNTAIGQYGFQVTPLQIVRAIGAVANGGKLFDPQIIRSETPAQFLQIPIDEKHYAVVREGMRQAVLMGTTQALNVLQVEVAGKTGTAELGTTKSFVNSWVTGFFPYRDPHYAFAVIMEKGPVANLVGAAYVMRQFLDWLYQNAPEYLE from the coding sequence ATGTGGTTTGCTAAAATTAAAAGAATATTTGTGCGACGAGGGATGAGAAGGGGTGGCGAAATCGACCCGGACGAAATTCTGCTTGACGGCGCCAATTTGCCGGCCTTTGATGTTTACCAATTCGAAGGTCGGCTGGAAAAAGCCATCTCCAAAATTTCAGTGATTTCGGCCGGCATTTTTTTGCTCCTAGTGGGAGCTTTGTTCGGTGCCCGTATTTGGCACCTACAAATCGCCGAGGGTGCGCTTTACGAAGCCAAGAGCGAGGCCAATCGCTTGCGCCACACTCTGGTATTTGCCGAGCGGGGAATTATCTCCGACCGCAATAAAAATCTCTTGGCCTGGAATATTCCAAGCGCCAAGGAAACCCAGTTTTCCCTCCGTCGCTACGCGCCGATTGATGGCGTGGGCAACCTGTTGGGTTATGTCAAATATCCTTCTAAGGATAGTGCTGGCTTCTACTATCGCGAAGACTTCATCGGTCTCGATGGGCTGGAAAAGACCTACAACGATAAGCTTGGTGGTCAGAACGGCCTCAAAATCACCGAGACAGATGCCTTGAATAAAATCCAGTCCGAGAGTGTCCTGCGTCCTCCTAAAGACGGCGAGAGTCTGACTCTCTCAATCGACTCCGGATTGCAATCGGCCATGTTTAAGTTCATCAAGGAATTAGCGAATTCGTCAAAATTTACCGGCGGGGCCGGCGTAATCATGGATGTTAAAACCGGAGAGCTCGTCGTGCTTACAACCTATCCGGAGTACCAATCGCAGGTACTTACTGATGGAGACGATTCGGCGAAAATCGCCACCTTGGTTAATGACAAACGCACCCCATTTCTTTTTCGGACTATCGCCGGACTTTACACCCCTGGCTCAATCGTCAAACCATTTGTCGCTCTCGGGGCCCTCCAAGAAAATGTGATAGACCCGAGCACAAAAATCTTGAGTACCGGCTCAATCTCAATTCCAAACCAGTATGACCCGACCAAAAAATCAACTTTTCGAGATTGGCGCGCCCACGGCTGGGTTGATATGAGACAGGCCCTGGCTGTTTCGTCGGATGTTTATTTTTACGAAATTGGCGGCGGATTTGAGAGTCAGCCCGGCTTGGGAATCTCCCGAATCGATAAGTATGTCAGCTTGTTTGGTCTGGGTAGTGATGTGCCGGGCGAGATGTTCAACGGGACGGCCGGCACGATTCCCAACCCGGAGTGGAAAGCTGACAACTTTGAGGATAAAACTTGGCGAGTCGGCGACACCTACAACACCGCTATCGGTCAATACGGTTTTCAAGTGACACCGCTTCAAATCGTGCGCGCCATTGGTGCAGTAGCGAACGGCGGAAAACTTTTTGACCCGCAAATTATCAGGTCGGAAACTCCGGCTCAATTTCTGCAAATTCCGATTGACGAAAAACATTATGCCGTGGTGCGAGAGGGGATGCGACAGGCCGTGCTCATGGGCACGACCCAGGCTCTGAATGTTCTGCAAGTCGAAGTCGCCGGTAAAACCGGTACAGCCGAACTCGGCACCACTAAAAGTTTCGTCAACTCCTGGGTGACTGGCTTTTTCCCATATCGAGATCCACATTACGCCTTCGCGGTAATTATGGAAAAGGGACCAGTCGCCAATCTGGTCGGCGCCGCCTATGTAATGCGTCAATTTCTAGACTGGTTATACCAAAATGCCCCCGAGTATCTTGAGTAG
- the trpS gene encoding tryptophan--tRNA ligase — protein MKTKAVPITEISEIRRILCPPNLDRSELLASRRQGSPELKVEQEVRAMKSVTFHCGKCKVNTCGIENDPGASVRHCPGCNSILMLCPVCHKATSGTEKFKILICDSCHTEFVTDTTVQSLIDMDRKSRQVVLSGIRATNRLHLGNFLGAIRQFVQYSTGDNLCLYFIADWHTLTTCQDAATVTGNSVEIAMNYIAAGLDPERSIIYAQSSVPEIAELALYLSMIQDKGELEVLPTLKDLLRGGANMNLGHLSYPVLMAADILGPKATLVPVGSDQIPNVELARRLAKKFNRRFGQTFVIPEIGEQKVKIPGLGGGKMAKSDESSCIFIDDAAEVVAKKYAKHGVTDKNKVKRDDSGVPENCASIYPVYQVLLGEESSLLQEVANGCRVGSRTCQECKAELAKMVNSILEPVRVKRRELGGKREFVREVLHFGGLKAREIIRPTLELVREKLGIIAP, from the coding sequence ATGAAAACGAAAGCCGTTCCGATTACCGAAATTAGTGAAATCCGTCGAATTCTCTGCCCACCAAATCTGGACCGTTCTGAACTGTTGGCGTCCAGGAGACAAGGGTCTCCTGAGCTAAAAGTCGAACAGGAAGTGCGAGCCATGAAATCTGTCACTTTCCACTGTGGAAAGTGTAAGGTCAATACGTGTGGCATCGAAAATGATCCTGGTGCCTCTGTCCGCCACTGTCCAGGCTGCAATTCAATCTTGATGCTCTGCCCGGTCTGCCACAAGGCAACATCTGGCACGGAAAAATTCAAGATTCTCATCTGCGACAGTTGCCACACAGAGTTTGTCACCGACACAACAGTCCAATCGCTTATCGATATGGACCGCAAATCTCGACAAGTGGTACTCTCTGGAATCCGGGCGACCAACCGTCTTCACCTGGGAAATTTCCTGGGTGCAATCCGACAGTTCGTCCAGTATTCAACAGGCGACAACCTGTGTCTCTATTTCATTGCCGATTGGCACACTCTGACGACCTGTCAGGATGCCGCCACCGTTACCGGCAACAGTGTTGAAATCGCCATGAATTACATCGCCGCAGGACTCGATCCGGAGCGATCAATCATCTACGCGCAGTCCAGTGTTCCAGAAATTGCCGAGCTTGCCCTGTATCTTTCGATGATTCAGGACAAAGGTGAACTCGAAGTTCTGCCGACACTCAAGGATCTGCTCCGTGGTGGTGCCAACATGAATCTGGGCCATCTCTCTTACCCGGTCCTCATGGCTGCCGACATCCTGGGTCCAAAGGCGACCTTAGTGCCGGTTGGTTCTGATCAGATTCCAAATGTTGAATTGGCGCGTCGTTTGGCGAAGAAGTTCAACCGCCGTTTCGGCCAGACCTTCGTGATTCCCGAAATCGGAGAGCAGAAGGTTAAGATCCCGGGCCTCGGTGGCGGTAAAATGGCCAAGTCAGACGAAAGTTCCTGCATCTTCATTGATGACGCCGCTGAGGTTGTGGCGAAAAAGTATGCCAAGCACGGAGTCACCGACAAGAACAAGGTCAAACGCGACGATTCCGGTGTTCCCGAAAATTGTGCCTCAATCTATCCGGTCTACCAAGTCCTTCTTGGGGAGGAGTCCTCCTTGCTTCAAGAAGTTGCAAACGGATGTAGGGTCGGTTCGCGAACCTGCCAGGAGTGCAAGGCTGAACTCGCCAAAATGGTGAACTCAATTCTTGAACCAGTTCGCGTCAAACGCCGCGAACTGGGGGGGAAGAGGGAATTCGTCCGTGAAGTCCTGCACTTCGGTGGCTTAAAAGCCCGTGAGATAATTCGGCCGACCCTCGAGCTGGTTCGAGAAAAGCTCGGTATCATCGCGCCTTAG
- a CDS encoding lysophospholipid acyltransferase family protein translates to MKNRKYWVPRLIPQILQPIICALAWLFFKIFAKIEFRGTEKVRALSSGAIFAANHVSELDVPLLRIGLPFFGPLAPLYYVSRPKEFYTKSGWRKIFYGGLLFRLLGSYPAYSGHRDYAYSLQDFDSLLKAGRSVAIFPEGKRTVNGEIDFAHGGVAFLAHTYRKPVVPIAIHGLYKLSLRDLLLFKRRIVITYGDPIQASALVPQQHPTVKDFQAGSQYLMARIAEMLPR, encoded by the coding sequence ATGAAGAACCGAAAATATTGGGTCCCGAGACTAATACCACAAATCCTCCAGCCGATTATCTGCGCTTTGGCCTGGCTGTTTTTTAAGATTTTCGCCAAAATAGAGTTTCGCGGGACGGAAAAAGTCCGCGCTCTTTCCAGTGGCGCCATTTTTGCCGCCAATCATGTGAGCGAGCTTGATGTTCCTTTGTTGCGCATCGGCCTGCCATTTTTCGGACCCTTAGCCCCACTCTATTATGTCTCGCGACCGAAAGAGTTTTACACCAAATCCGGCTGGCGGAAAATATTTTACGGTGGCCTGCTTTTTAGACTGCTCGGTTCCTATCCGGCCTATTCCGGTCATCGTGACTACGCCTATTCCTTGCAGGATTTTGATTCGCTCTTGAAAGCCGGTCGTAGTGTGGCAATTTTCCCCGAGGGCAAGCGAACTGTGAATGGGGAAATTGACTTTGCCCACGGTGGCGTGGCCTTTCTCGCCCATACCTACCGAAAGCCGGTAGTGCCGATTGCGATTCACGGTCTTTACAAGCTCAGCCTGCGCGACCTGCTACTATTCAAGCGCCGGATAGTCATCACTTATGGCGATCCGATTCAAGCCTCCGCCCTGGTACCGCAACAACACCCTACGGTCAAAGATTTTCAAGCCGGTAGCCAATACTTGATGGCCAGGATTGCCGAAATGCTTCCGCGCTGA
- the greA gene encoding transcription elongation factor GreA, whose translation MDKEKSYLTQDKFNELKIELESLKTVKRKEVAESLEAAKSLGDLSENAEYQEARELQAQIEDRIGYLENMLKTASIVGSHHSEKVEVGSTVVVHKGKEKTEYKYQIVGSEEANMAAGKLSNLSPLGLALMGKKVDETFTFKTPAGVVSYKVINIK comes from the coding sequence ATGGATAAAGAAAAATCTTACCTAACTCAAGACAAATTTAACGAGCTAAAAATCGAGCTAGAAAGCCTCAAAACTGTGAAGCGAAAGGAGGTGGCAGAAAGCCTGGAAGCGGCCAAATCCTTGGGCGATTTGTCAGAAAACGCCGAATACCAGGAAGCCAGAGAGCTTCAGGCCCAGATTGAAGACCGTATCGGCTATCTAGAAAATATGCTCAAGACCGCTTCGATTGTCGGATCTCACCACAGCGAAAAGGTTGAGGTTGGTTCTACTGTGGTTGTCCACAAAGGCAAAGAGAAGACTGAATATAAGTACCAGATTGTCGGCTCCGAAGAGGCCAACATGGCCGCCGGCAAGCTGTCCAATCTCTCACCGCTCGGGCTCGCCTTGATGGGTAAAAAAGTTGACGAAACATTTACCTTCAAGACACCGGCCGGTGTTGTGAGCTACAAGGTCATCAACATCAAATAG
- a CDS encoding lysophospholipid acyltransferase family protein, with protein sequence MENLKSVTNNHGLIFACNHSSELDPILVPASLPFLSRLMPMFYTSREQKFYQNSGWRQIFYGGLFFKIWGSHALHSGKHNYAESLQDHIKILGHGKSLLIFPEGRKTKDGQMQEGHGGVAFLSHTLDIPIVPVHISGHFQISLSDFLLRRRHVKVAFGKAMNQSDVFAGIQSPSSPDGNAEYFKSAAQSVMLEISKLG encoded by the coding sequence GTGGAAAATCTAAAGTCTGTCACGAATAACCACGGCCTGATTTTTGCTTGCAATCACTCAAGTGAGCTTGATCCGATTCTCGTGCCGGCCAGCTTACCGTTTCTATCACGATTGATGCCGATGTTTTACACCTCACGAGAGCAGAAGTTCTATCAGAACAGCGGCTGGCGACAAATATTCTACGGTGGACTATTTTTCAAAATTTGGGGCTCGCACGCGCTTCATTCGGGAAAACACAACTACGCCGAATCACTCCAAGACCACATTAAGATTTTGGGCCATGGTAAAAGTTTACTGATTTTCCCCGAAGGCCGAAAAACTAAAGACGGCCAAATGCAGGAAGGGCACGGGGGAGTGGCTTTTTTGTCGCACACTCTCGACATTCCGATTGTGCCGGTACACATCAGTGGCCATTTCCAAATCTCCCTTTCAGATTTCCTACTCCGCCGACGCCACGTCAAGGTTGCATTTGGAAAAGCGATGAATCAGTCAGATGTTTTCGCTGGTATTCAATCACCATCAAGTCCAGACGGTAACGCCGAATATTTTAAATCTGCCGCCCAGAGTGTCATGCTTGAAATCAGCAAACTCGGCTAA
- a CDS encoding metalloregulator ArsR/SmtB family transcription factor translates to MNNLEKILKAVANKRRIAIIKYLALNKEASVSDISTIIKLSFKATSKHLGVLYAADIVEKEQRSLQMFYRLASTHPVIKYISDSRE, encoded by the coding sequence ATGAATAATTTGGAAAAAATTTTAAAAGCTGTGGCAAATAAACGACGCATCGCCATTATTAAATATTTAGCGCTAAACAAAGAGGCGAGTGTGAGCGACATTTCGACCATAATCAAGCTCTCATTCAAGGCCACCTCCAAGCACCTGGGCGTTCTATACGCGGCTGATATTGTTGAAAAGGAACAGCGAAGTCTGCAAATGTTCTACCGTCTGGCCAGCACTCATCCGGTCATTAAATATATCTCTGATTCGCGCGAATAG
- a CDS encoding succinylglutamate desuccinylase/aspartoacylase family protein — protein sequence MKKLTSILINGGTHGTESLGQRVIASLKELDLSKGRVDFMIANERAVKERKRFIESDLNRSFPGRKDGTYEERLAHQLLPRIKSYDVVIDVHSTESELKSCVIVTKLDAETMKVVKATNAKNVLYMKATEKNALISNARIGIGLEFGKDRSTKTFKDTRNAILLILQHFKILDRSGLNPEQKKLFLEVYATVPKPRGFRLTKGVENLKVFKKGEVYGFNPSNKTEIKATQDFYPVLFGEKRYKDIFGFSAKKLNDN from the coding sequence ATGAAAAAACTGACATCAATATTAATTAATGGTGGCACTCATGGCACAGAAAGCCTGGGCCAGAGAGTGATCGCTTCTTTAAAGGAACTCGACCTGTCAAAAGGTAGGGTTGATTTTATGATTGCCAACGAGCGAGCGGTTAAAGAAAGGAAGCGCTTTATCGAGTCTGACCTTAACCGGTCGTTTCCCGGAAGGAAGGATGGCACTTATGAGGAGCGCTTAGCTCATCAGTTGTTACCTAGGATAAAATCCTACGATGTTGTAATAGATGTTCACTCTACTGAAAGCGAGCTTAAATCCTGCGTGATTGTCACCAAACTTGATGCTGAGACAATGAAAGTTGTTAAGGCTACGAATGCAAAAAATGTTCTCTACATGAAGGCAACCGAAAAAAATGCCCTGATATCAAACGCGAGAATTGGGATTGGACTCGAATTTGGCAAAGACAGAAGCACTAAGACTTTTAAGGATACTCGAAATGCCATTCTTCTGATACTTCAGCATTTTAAAATTTTAGATCGATCTGGCCTAAATCCGGAGCAGAAGAAATTATTTCTCGAAGTCTATGCCACTGTCCCAAAACCGAGGGGCTTCCGTCTGACAAAAGGTGTTGAGAATTTGAAAGTTTTTAAAAAGGGCGAGGTCTATGGTTTTAATCCTTCGAACAAAACTGAGATTAAGGCCACACAGGATTTTTACCCAGTCCTATTTGGGGAAAAAAGGTACAAAGATATTTTCGGCTTTTCTGCAAAAAAATTAAATGACAACTAG